A genome region from Anolis carolinensis isolate JA03-04 chromosome 6, rAnoCar3.1.pri, whole genome shotgun sequence includes the following:
- the cck gene encoding cholecystokinin, which produces MYSGICLVLLLAVLSMSSSGQQTSGSHNGNAVATDLEQSLLENHRHIRNPGAGKTIHQVDGSVDQKANIGALLAKYLQQTRRGSTGKASAMGLLNFDPTHRIKDRDYMGWMDFGRRSAEEYEYTS; this is translated from the exons ATGTATAGTGGGATTTGCCTCGTTCTCCTCCTGGCTGTGCTGTCCATGAGCTCCTCAGGGCAGCAGACATCGGGCTCCCACAATGGCAATGCTGTGGCCACCGATCTTGAGCAGAGCTTGCTGGAAAACCACCGGCACATCCGCAACCCAGGCGCAGGGAAAACTATCCATCAGGTAGATGGCAGCGTGGACCAGAAAGCCAACATTGGAGCTCTGTTAGCCAAATACCTCCAGCAAACCCGAAGAg GTTCTACTGGAAAGGCCTCTGCGATGGGATTACTGAATTTTGATCCTACACACAGGATAAAAGACAGGGATTACATGGGCTGGATGGATTTTGGACGTCGCAGTGCAGAAGAATACGAGTACACTTCTTAA